CTAAGACTCTCTTCAGATTGGGTGCAACCTGAAAGTAGGACTAAAATTATGACCAGCATGAAAAAGCTATATTTCCTCATATAAATCCCCCTTTTTATGAATCCTACAGAAATTAGCAGCTATTTATTTAGACCTTAAAATTTGCTTTTACATAGAGTCTCTTACATCATAACCTCTTCTTTTTTATATTAGCAAGACAAAGTGAATAAGCTGTAATCTTTGGTTTTGGATGAAATATGGTAAAATGGATGTAAACTCTATTTGGAGGGATTTGATGGAATTTATTGTGTACTTGGCAGGAGAAATACATACAAATTGGCGCGAGCAATTAAAAAAGGAAACAGCAAAACGTAATTTACCTTTTAAATTTGTAGGACCAATGGAACGACATGATTTATCCGATGATATTGGTGAAAAAATTATTGGAGAACAACCTGGACCTGTTTACAAAGATGAAGCTGCATCAAGTATTAATAATTTGCGAACATCTTTGTTAATGAATAAAGCTGACCTTGTTATCGCACTATTTGGAGAAAAATACAAGCAGTGGAATACCGCAATGGACGCAAGTACAGCTATTACATTAAACAAACCTCTTATTTTAATAAAACCTGAACAGCTTCATCATCCATTAAAAGAGTTGTCTAATAAAGCAAATGTAACTGTTGAAAACATTCAACAAGCACTTGATGTCCTATCGTATGTAGTTGAAGCATGAGTTAAAAGGGGCTGACCCAAAAGTCTAGATTTTAGACCTTTGGGTTAGCCTTTTTTAAAAAGTGTTTTTTAAATAAAGTTAACTATAAAAACTGGTTCGTTCCATTGCGCTCCAGACACTTGCTTTCCGCGGGGAGGAAGCTGAGCCTCCTCGCCTTCGCCTGCGGGGTCTCAGCCTTTCCTCTACCTCCCGCAGGAGTCAAGTGTCTTCCGCTCCATTCCACTATCCTTTTAAAATAATATTTATTTGCAACAATCTACGAAAACAACCTTTTAAAAGACAAAATTAAAAACAAAAAAATCGCCCGATTCTGTATAATGAAGTTACCACACCACTTTATACAAGAAAGGAACGATTTTTTTATGAAATATGATCATATTTCTTTCGTTAATTATAACATGAATCAGTTAGTTCTTCCATTAGACCTTGAAATTCTCATCCCTCAAAATCATTTATCTATCATTGTTCATGAAGCTGTAGAAAAGCTAGACGATACTTTGTTGGTTCAACCTTACAAAGGTGGTGGACGCCCATCATATCATCCAAAAATGTTACTTAAAGTCATCATTTATGCTTATACACAAAAAGTTTACTCAGGAAGACAAATAGAGAAATTACTAACCGAAAATATCTACTTTATGTGGTTAAGTGGTAGTCAAACTCCTGATTTTCGTACGATTAATCGTTTTCGATCGGAGCGAATGAAAGACATAATCTATCAAGTTTTCTTTTCAATTGTAGAGTTACTACGTGAAAAAGGATTAGTCAAGCTGGAGCACTATTTTGTAGATGGGACTAAGATCGAAGCAAATGCAAATCAGTATACTTTTGTTTGGAGAAAAGCGACAGAGAAATATGAAAAAAGTTTAGATGATAAATATCGTCAACTCGCTTTACAAATTGAGCATATCCTTGAAAAAGAGGAAAAGACCGCCACTTCCATGGGGCTAGAAGAAAAGTTAAAAGAAACTCCGATTACCTCGGAACAGATTGAACAAAGTATTAAAAAGTTAGAAAAGCATTTAGAGACAGAACCCAAAAATAAAGAGGCGAAAAAAGCTGTTCGATTATTAAAGAAAGACTACCTTCCTCGAAAAGTGAAATATGAAGAACAAAATCAACTTTTCAATGGAAGAAACAGTTTCTCGAAAACAGATAATGATGCGACCTTTATGAGAATGAAGGAAGATCATATGCGAAATGGGCAGTTAAAACCAGGATATAATGTACAAACAGGAACAGAAGGTCAATTTATTACAGGTTTCTCTCTACATCAAAGAGCAGGTGATCCAGGCTGCTTAATCCCTCATCTTCAACACCTGGAGGAGCACGGAGTGAAACCAGAAAAAATAGTTGCCGATTCTGGTTATGGTAGTGAGGAAAACTATGACTTTTTAGAAAGAGAAGGACGAACAGCGTACATAAAATATAATACATTTGATCAGGAACAAAAAAGAAACTGGAAAAATAAAATCGAACGTGTAGAAAATATGGAGTACGATGAGGAACTAGATGAGTTTATATGTGCAAACAAGCAACGCCTTGTATTCCAGTATGAAACCTCAAAAACTTCTGATAATGAATATGTTTCAATTAAAAGAAAGTATTCATGTTTTGAATGTGCCGGCTGCCCTTTCCAAAAAACTTGTGCCAAAGGAAAAGAACAAAAAACAATTACAATATCACTAGAAAATCAAAGGCAACGAAAAGAGATTCGTGAACGTCTTCAGAGTGAAGAAGGACGAAAATTATATAGCCAACGAAAATGTGATGTGGAAAGTGTATTTGGACAAATAAAACATAATCAGCAGTTCAGACGCTTTTCAATGCGTGGCCTCCAAAAAAATACGATTGAATGGGGGCTTCTTTGCGTTGCACATAACTGTAAAAAAATGCAGAAGGCAATAAAAAGAAATAAAGCAAAAGAGGATATTGGATGCCAATAAGGGGGAGGAATACCCCTTTTTCATTAAAAAAATCCTACTTATTTGGTTTCTATACCAAAAATAAAGAAAGGGTGCTCAAAAGGTCGTTATTT
This genomic stretch from Metabacillus sp. B2-18 harbors:
- a CDS encoding YtoQ family protein, whose product is MEFIVYLAGEIHTNWREQLKKETAKRNLPFKFVGPMERHDLSDDIGEKIIGEQPGPVYKDEAASSINNLRTSLLMNKADLVIALFGEKYKQWNTAMDASTAITLNKPLILIKPEQLHHPLKELSNKANVTVENIQQALDVLSYVVEA
- a CDS encoding IS1182 family transposase, translated to MKYDHISFVNYNMNQLVLPLDLEILIPQNHLSIIVHEAVEKLDDTLLVQPYKGGGRPSYHPKMLLKVIIYAYTQKVYSGRQIEKLLTENIYFMWLSGSQTPDFRTINRFRSERMKDIIYQVFFSIVELLREKGLVKLEHYFVDGTKIEANANQYTFVWRKATEKYEKSLDDKYRQLALQIEHILEKEEKTATSMGLEEKLKETPITSEQIEQSIKKLEKHLETEPKNKEAKKAVRLLKKDYLPRKVKYEEQNQLFNGRNSFSKTDNDATFMRMKEDHMRNGQLKPGYNVQTGTEGQFITGFSLHQRAGDPGCLIPHLQHLEEHGVKPEKIVADSGYGSEENYDFLEREGRTAYIKYNTFDQEQKRNWKNKIERVENMEYDEELDEFICANKQRLVFQYETSKTSDNEYVSIKRKYSCFECAGCPFQKTCAKGKEQKTITISLENQRQRKEIRERLQSEEGRKLYSQRKCDVESVFGQIKHNQQFRRFSMRGLQKNTIEWGLLCVAHNCKKMQKAIKRNKAKEDIGCQ